From Bacillus spongiae:
TTGTTGAAAAGCTTAGCATTGCTACACGTGGATCAATCGTGAACATTTTGGCAGTTCTCGCACTTTCAATCGCGATTTCAGCTAAATCTTGGGAATCTGGTGAAATATTAATGGCACAATCAGCAAATACGTATTTCTCTTCATCACGGACCATTATAAAAACCCCAGATGTCTTTCGAACACCTTCTTTTGTCTTAATAATTTGTAGCGCAGGGCGAACTGTATCCGCTGTAGAGTGTGCTGCTCCACTTACTAATCCATGTGCTAATTTTGTGTACACAAGCATTGTTCCAAAATAATTTTCATCTAATAATATTTTTCGTGCATCTTCTTCCGATACTTTCCCTTTTCTTCGCTCTACAAAGGCTGCTACAAGCTCGTCTACTTTATCATAATCCGCTGGGTCATAAACTTCACACCCTTCAAGCTTCACACTTAACTCAGCCGCTTTTGCCTCAACTTCTTGCTTATTCCCTACTAAAATAGGTGTGACTAAAGAATCAGCTGCTAGACGCCCTGCTGCTGCTAAAATTCGCTCATCTAGTCCCTCTGGAAAAACGATTTTTAGATTTTTCCCTACAATATTCTCTTTTAATGACCTAAATAAATCACTCACCTTAAACGTCCTCCTTATTATTCTTTACCATTAGAATACTCCTCTAATGGTTCTTTTCAAAGTTTGTTAACGCTTTCACTTAAAAGTCTTTGTTTTCTGATTTTTACACCATGAACGACAATCACTTATCTAGTCTTTTCCTTGCCACATTACTCTATTCAACTTCATTTTCCGTTAGAAAAGTGTTTGCAACCATCCAATTCGGACAAACTATGATATAGTAAGGGTGAAGAATTTGAATAGGAGTGATTAAGAATGAGCGAACCAGCACAAACACTAGATGGTTGGTATTCTCTGCATGATTTCCGCTCAATAGATTGGACAACTTGGAAGATTCTTTCAAGTGATGAGCGTCAATCAGCTATCTATGAATTTCAACAATTTTTGTCAAAACTCAACGATACTAATGAAGGTAGCCATGCTTTCTATTCGATCGTTGGGCAAAAAGCCGATTTTATGCTAATGATTCTTCGTCCAACAATAGAAGAGCTAAATGAACTAGAAACAGAATTTAATAAATTGAAGATTGCTGAATTTACAATTCCTGCATTTTCTTATGTATCTGTTGTAGAATTAAGTAACTATCTACCACAAGATGAAGATCCATATGAAAATCCGCATGTACGTTCTCGTTTATACCCAGAATTACCAAAAGCAAAGCATGTTTGCTTCTACCCAATGGATAAACGACGCCAAGGTCAAGATAACTGGTATATGCTACCGATGGAGGAGCGCCGTAGCCTAATGCGTAGTCATGGTATGATTGGACGTCAATATGCCGGAAAAGTAAAACAAGTCATTACAGGCTCCGTTGGTTTTGATGATTATGAATGGGGCGTAACACTTTTTGCTGATGACGTACTTCAATTTAAAAAGCTCGTATATGAAATGCGATTTGATGAAGTAAGTGCTCGATACGGGGAGTTCGGTTCATTCTTCGTAGGAAATCTACTAGAAGAACATCGCCTATACTCATTCCTCCACGTGAATCAATAAAAGACCCATAATATAGGTGCTTATTGACGAGAAAAAGGTGAATAGGCTTGAATTGCGACATCATTTCTCTTAACCCTCACCTATACTATATTTTACCTTTCAAAAAAGCTTCCTCTTTGCGGGAGGCTTTTTTTATTTCTTTTCATATTTAGTTCTCTGACATCATATGTATGAAATAGTGATGCAAGGCTACTAAAATAAATATTTCACCCCCGTTAGCCTCCCCCTATGGTGGATGCTTACAGCTTTATTGGGTTTATCTTAATTTTGTTGAAGAACCCTTAAATCCTATTTCACTTGAATCTGCTTGTAAGTGAGGTGAAAGTATGGGCGTTATTGCTTATAACGAAGCTGATGTAAAGTTACTTGCTCGCTTAATGCGCGCTGAAGCAGAAGGGGATGGTCAGCTTGGTATGTCAATGGTAGGAAATGTAGGAGTTAATCGTGTTCTTGCAGATTGTTTAGATTTTAAAGATATTCGAAATATTCGGAGTATGGTATTTCAAAGTCCTGGCGGATTTGAAGCTACTCAAAAGGGATATTTCTATCAGGCTGCCAGACAAAAAGACATCGACTTGGCCCGGAAAGCCATTAAGGGTGGGCGTTATCATCCAGCGAGCAATGCATTATGGTTTTTCAGACCTGAGGGAGCTTGTCCAGCACAATGGTTTAACCAATGGAATTCCGGTCGTTACAAGTCTCACTGTTTCTTTAAACCGACACAATCGGACTGTAAAACAGTTTATTAAAAGTAAAGGGGGAATACAGTTTGAATCAAGGACAATATTATGGCTATCCACAAAGATATAATCAAGGGTATGGTCAGCAGCCATACGGGGCGGCACAAG
This genomic window contains:
- the hemQ gene encoding hydrogen peroxide-dependent heme synthase; this encodes MSEPAQTLDGWYSLHDFRSIDWTTWKILSSDERQSAIYEFQQFLSKLNDTNEGSHAFYSIVGQKADFMLMILRPTIEELNELETEFNKLKIAEFTIPAFSYVSVVELSNYLPQDEDPYENPHVRSRLYPELPKAKHVCFYPMDKRRQGQDNWYMLPMEERRSLMRSHGMIGRQYAGKVKQVITGSVGFDDYEWGVTLFADDVLQFKKLVYEMRFDEVSARYGEFGSFFVGNLLEEHRLYSFLHVNQ
- a CDS encoding cell wall hydrolase — its product is MGVIAYNEADVKLLARLMRAEAEGDGQLGMSMVGNVGVNRVLADCLDFKDIRNIRSMVFQSPGGFEATQKGYFYQAARQKDIDLARKAIKGGRYHPASNALWFFRPEGACPAQWFNQWNSGRYKSHCFFKPTQSDCKTVY
- the pta gene encoding phosphate acetyltransferase, producing MSDLFRSLKENIVGKNLKIVFPEGLDERILAAAGRLAADSLVTPILVGNKQEVEAKAAELSVKLEGCEVYDPADYDKVDELVAAFVERRKGKVSEEDARKILLDENYFGTMLVYTKLAHGLVSGAAHSTADTVRPALQIIKTKEGVRKTSGVFIMVRDEEKYVFADCAINISPDSQDLAEIAIESARTAKMFTIDPRVAMLSFSTKGSAKSPETDKVIEAVHIAKEREPELALDGEFQFDAAFVPSVAKKKAPNSPLQGDANVFVFPSLEAGNIGYKIAQRLGNFEAVGPILQGLNAPVNDLSRGCNEEDVYKLALITAAQALS